Proteins from a genomic interval of Staphylococcus debuckii:
- the nfsA gene encoding oxygen-insensitive NADPH nitroreductase translates to MSDVIEQLMNRHHSVRKFKQEPLSKETVKQLVQAGQSASTSSYLQTYSVIGITDPEIKKALREVSGQAYVEENGYLFMFVMDYHRHELINEQIDGDMEKSFQSAEGLLVGTIDVALLAQNMAVAAESLGLGIVYLGSMRNDVARVKELLKLPEYTFPLFGMAVGEPADDENGAPKPRLPFESVFHENEYNQDKADQLAYLKEFDTEVSEYYKKRTGGQRSETWSQQIAGFLGSKQRADMLDELHKSGFIER, encoded by the coding sequence ATGTCAGATGTAATCGAACAATTAATGAATCGACATCATTCAGTAAGAAAATTCAAACAAGAACCATTAAGTAAAGAAACTGTAAAACAGTTGGTACAAGCGGGACAAAGCGCTTCAACTTCTAGTTATTTGCAAACATACTCAGTTATCGGTATCACTGATCCTGAGATTAAAAAAGCGTTGCGTGAAGTTTCTGGACAAGCTTATGTAGAAGAAAATGGTTACTTATTTATGTTTGTAATGGATTATCATCGTCATGAATTGATTAATGAACAAATTGATGGAGACATGGAAAAATCATTCCAATCTGCTGAAGGATTGCTTGTAGGAACCATTGATGTTGCATTATTAGCACAAAATATGGCGGTAGCAGCTGAAAGTTTAGGATTAGGCATCGTTTACTTAGGTTCAATGAGAAACGATGTAGCTCGTGTTAAAGAACTTTTGAAATTGCCTGAGTACACTTTCCCATTATTTGGTATGGCAGTAGGAGAGCCGGCTGATGATGAAAATGGTGCACCGAAACCGCGTCTACCATTTGAAAGTGTCTTCCATGAAAATGAATACAATCAAGATAAAGCAGATCAATTAGCTTACTTGAAAGAATTTGATACAGAAGTCAGTGAATATTATAAAAAACGTACTGGCGGACAACGTAGTGAAACTTGGTCACAACAAATTGCTGGTTTCTTAGGTTCTAAACAACGTGCAGACATGTTGGATGAATTGCATAAATCTGGATTTATTGAAAGATAA
- a CDS encoding ArgE/DapE family deacylase: protein MGKLSTDEKIKILADLVGIESVNDNELEVAEYLKSLLAQHDIQSTIIKVTDSRANLVAEIGSGTPVLAVSGHMDVVSPGDPSKWQTPPFKLTEDNEGRLHGRGSADMKSGLAAFVISMIELHEQGLPKNGTIRLLATVGEEIEGHGAKAFYKKGYMNDVDALVIAEPSQDKIIYAHKGSMDIRVASNGKSVHSSMPDLGYNAINPLADFINRINQAYNSIKDSNELLGDSVVNATIINGGSQVNSIPDYAEAEFNVRTIPEANNESYQKLFEQIAKNVKVDAPDSDLQIDTYMSRPPVFTTGDNRLVETAQALSKQYLGKEVPKKASPGVTDASDLVVDKGEDFPFIMFGPGETSQAHVIDEYVKKEDYLNFIDLFEALFIEYLDHQK, encoded by the coding sequence ATGGGAAAATTAAGTACAGATGAGAAGATTAAAATTTTAGCTGATTTAGTAGGTATTGAATCTGTAAATGATAATGAATTAGAAGTCGCTGAATATTTAAAGTCGTTATTGGCGCAACATGATATTCAGTCAACGATTATTAAAGTTACTGATTCACGTGCTAACTTAGTAGCAGAAATCGGAAGCGGAACGCCTGTCTTAGCTGTCTCTGGACATATGGATGTTGTTTCACCGGGCGATCCTTCGAAATGGCAGACGCCTCCCTTTAAATTGACAGAAGATAACGAAGGACGGTTGCACGGTCGCGGCTCTGCCGATATGAAGTCAGGCTTAGCAGCGTTTGTCATTAGTATGATTGAATTGCATGAGCAAGGCTTGCCGAAAAATGGAACGATTCGTTTATTGGCTACAGTTGGGGAAGAAATCGAAGGTCATGGCGCAAAAGCTTTTTATAAAAAGGGTTATATGAACGACGTAGATGCGTTAGTCATTGCAGAACCTTCGCAAGATAAAATTATTTATGCGCACAAAGGCTCTATGGATATTCGCGTCGCTTCAAATGGTAAATCTGTTCACAGTTCTATGCCGGACTTAGGTTATAACGCAATCAATCCTTTAGCGGACTTTATCAACCGCATTAACCAGGCTTATAACTCCATTAAAGATAGCAATGAATTACTAGGCGATTCTGTCGTAAACGCGACTATCATTAACGGCGGCTCACAGGTCAACTCTATACCTGATTATGCAGAGGCAGAATTCAATGTGAGAACGATACCCGAAGCCAACAATGAGAGCTATCAGAAATTGTTCGAGCAAATTGCTAAAAATGTGAAAGTAGATGCTCCAGATAGCGATTTGCAAATTGATACGTATATGTCACGCCCTCCTGTATTTACTACTGGCGATAATCGTTTAGTGGAAACAGCTCAAGCGTTGAGCAAACAATATTTAGGAAAAGAAGTTCCTAAGAAAGCTTCTCCAGGCGTTACGGATGCTTCTGATTTGGTAGTAGACAAAGGAGAAGACTTCCCATTTATCATGTTTGGTCCTGGAGAAACGAGCCAAGCACATGTTATTGATGAATATGTAAAGAAAGAAGATTATCTCAATTTCATCGACTTATTCGAAGCCTTGTTTATAGAATATCTCGACCATCAGAAATAA
- a CDS encoding NDxxF motif lipoprotein gives MKLKYLISITLALVLTVVLSACGQNPDNSQHHNAKYAPKNATPLSKIQIFKSDEKGKQLTEKEMNEKLKAYLKANNDIIDNKYVLQHQLDEQYDGNQKVSKKLDSDLRDLANIATKNQMNFENYIKDNKVPANEKEDIKRIEKYFKAVNHKAAQADQQLEELSYSPNNTVNVVDVPTNYAGDVNNKQQKKIKAFLKAHNLETKAIDK, from the coding sequence ATGAAATTAAAGTATCTCATAAGTATTACACTAGCTTTGGTGCTAACAGTTGTATTAAGTGCATGCGGCCAGAATCCAGATAACTCACAACACCACAATGCAAAATACGCGCCTAAAAATGCCACACCGCTTTCGAAAATTCAAATTTTCAAATCAGACGAAAAAGGTAAACAACTGACTGAAAAGGAAATGAATGAAAAATTGAAAGCATACTTAAAAGCTAACAACGATATCATCGATAACAAGTATGTGCTGCAACACCAACTCGATGAACAATATGACGGTAATCAGAAAGTCTCTAAAAAGTTAGATTCTGATTTACGTGATCTTGCCAATATCGCTACTAAGAATCAGATGAACTTCGAAAATTATATTAAAGATAATAAAGTGCCTGCAAATGAAAAAGAAGATATTAAACGTATTGAGAAATATTTCAAAGCGGTTAACCATAAAGCAGCACAAGCAGATCAGCAACTTGAGGAATTAAGTTACAGTCCAAATAATACAGTCAATGTAGTAGACGTTCCAACTAACTATGCTGGTGACGTCAATAATAAACAGCAAAAGAAAATTAAAGCTTTCTTGAAGGCGCATAATCTAGAAACCAAAGCAATAGATAAATAA
- a CDS encoding phosphatase PAP2 family protein yields MSAIHRKYIASTLIILIALMMLVKTNLILFIDEPVYHLVRLLHYIPYAHTFLTFYSEIFAPWHMVGVMAVIILILLFKDRQVAYITSIFATCTLLLGIGLKYFIHRPRPVEYISGYSFPSLHTLTIAVAGVVFLMLFRRFYWHIIVYIMVFIMMISRIYLHAHYFSDTVASLVFEFLCLQVAHHYLVKYHLDVPFTTYLRHPRRKNFDT; encoded by the coding sequence ATGTCAGCAATCCACAGAAAATATATTGCTTCCACTTTAATTATCTTAATTGCTTTAATGATGCTCGTGAAAACGAATCTCATCCTTTTCATAGACGAACCTGTTTATCATTTAGTGAGATTGCTCCATTACATACCTTATGCGCATACATTTCTGACCTTCTACTCAGAGATATTTGCGCCTTGGCATATGGTCGGTGTAATGGCCGTCATCATTCTTATTCTCTTATTTAAAGATCGACAAGTCGCATATATTACTTCTATATTTGCGACTTGTACTCTATTGTTAGGGATCGGCTTGAAATATTTTATTCATCGACCTAGACCGGTAGAATATATTTCAGGTTACAGCTTCCCAAGTTTGCATACATTGACAATAGCCGTAGCAGGTGTAGTATTCTTAATGTTGTTCCGCCGATTTTATTGGCACATTATCGTGTATATTATGGTATTCATCATGATGATTTCGCGCATTTACTTACACGCGCATTATTTTTCAGACACAGTCGCAAGTCTAGTATTTGAATTTTTATGTTTACAAGTTGCGCATCATTATTTAGTGAAGTACCATTTAGATGTCCCATTTACGACTTATTTACGTCATCCAAGACGTAAGAATTTCGACACTTAA
- the ahpC gene encoding alkyl hydroperoxide reductase subunit C: MSLINKEILPFTADAYNPKEDEFIEVSDETLRGSWNVVVFYPADFSFVCPTELEDVQGQYDELQKLGVNVYSVSTDTHFVHKAWHDHSDAISKLQYTMIGDPSQTITRNFDVLDEEKGLAQRGTFIVDPDGVVQAAEINADGIGRDASTLVHKIKAAQYVRQHPGEVCPAKWEEGGETLEPGLDLVGKI, translated from the coding sequence ATGTCATTGATTAACAAAGAAATTTTACCATTCACAGCAGACGCATATAACCCTAAAGAAGATGAATTTATCGAAGTTTCAGATGAAACATTACGCGGTTCTTGGAACGTTGTAGTATTCTATCCAGCTGACTTCTCATTCGTTTGCCCAACTGAATTAGAAGACGTTCAAGGTCAATATGATGAATTACAAAAATTAGGTGTGAATGTTTATTCAGTATCAACTGATACTCATTTCGTACACAAAGCTTGGCATGACCATTCAGATGCAATCAGCAAATTGCAATATACAATGATTGGTGATCCTTCTCAAACAATCACTCGTAACTTCGACGTATTAGACGAAGAAAAAGGCTTAGCTCAACGCGGTACTTTCATCGTTGACCCAGACGGCGTAGTACAAGCTGCTGAAATCAACGCTGACGGAATCGGCCGTGATGCAAGCACATTAGTACACAAAATCAAAGCTGCTCAATATGTACGTCAACACCCAGGTGAAGTTTGCCCTGCTAAATGGGAAGAAGGCGGAGAAACTTTAGAACCAGGTCTTGACTTAGTGGGTAAAATTTAA
- the ahpF gene encoding alkyl hydroperoxide reductase subunit F, giving the protein MLKKELKSQLSQLLKLMEGDVVLTASYDDSEKSKELKDLLDEIADMSSHITVKEDTLERTPSFSVDRPDERTGIVFAGVPLGHEFNSLVLALLQVSGRPPKEEQSVIDQIKALDQPLHFETFISLSCHKCPDVVQALNLMSVLNPNISHTMIDGAVFKEESEDIMAVPAVFLNGEEFGNGRMSISDILNMLGSKADPAEYDNKEPYDVLVVGGGPASGTAAIYTARKGLRTGIVADRIGGQVNETAGIENFITVKETTGPEFSSALEAHINEYDIDVMEGMRASHIEKTEDGIVVTLDNDAKLKSKTVIISTGARFRNLNIPGEDELRNKGVAYCPHCDGPLFEGKNVAVVGGGNSGAEAAIDLAGIVKHVTLVEYKDFLRADEILQKRLHELPNVEILKNAQSSEILGKDHVTGLKYTDNKTGETNQIDVEGVFVQIGLLPNTEWLEGAIDTNNQGEIIVDRKQETSMPGVFAAGDVTDDRFKQIIIAMGSGADAALNAFDYIIRN; this is encoded by the coding sequence ATGCTGAAAAAAGAGTTAAAATCACAATTATCCCAACTTCTTAAATTAATGGAAGGCGACGTGGTTTTAACAGCGAGCTATGATGACAGCGAAAAATCTAAAGAGTTGAAAGACCTGTTAGATGAAATTGCTGATATGTCATCTCATATCACTGTTAAAGAGGATACACTAGAACGCACACCAAGTTTTAGTGTAGACCGTCCTGATGAGCGCACTGGTATTGTATTTGCCGGTGTGCCGTTAGGTCATGAATTCAACTCACTCGTTCTGGCTTTATTACAAGTCAGCGGCCGCCCTCCTAAAGAAGAACAAAGTGTTATCGATCAAATTAAAGCGCTAGATCAACCGCTTCATTTTGAAACATTTATCAGCTTAAGCTGTCATAAATGTCCTGATGTGGTTCAAGCGTTGAACTTAATGAGTGTGCTCAATCCGAACATTTCACACACAATGATTGATGGCGCAGTATTCAAAGAAGAGTCTGAAGATATCATGGCAGTACCTGCTGTGTTCTTAAATGGCGAAGAATTTGGTAATGGCCGTATGAGTATTTCTGACATTCTAAACATGTTAGGAAGCAAAGCAGACCCAGCTGAATATGATAATAAAGAACCTTACGATGTATTAGTTGTCGGAGGAGGTCCTGCAAGCGGTACAGCTGCAATCTATACTGCTCGTAAAGGACTGCGTACTGGTATCGTTGCAGATCGTATCGGCGGTCAAGTCAACGAAACTGCAGGTATTGAAAACTTTATTACCGTCAAAGAAACAACAGGTCCAGAATTCTCATCTGCTTTAGAAGCACATATTAATGAATACGATATCGACGTAATGGAAGGTATGCGTGCTTCTCATATCGAGAAAACTGAAGACGGTATTGTTGTAACTTTAGATAATGATGCGAAACTAAAAAGTAAAACAGTGATTATTTCTACAGGTGCACGTTTCCGCAATCTGAATATTCCTGGTGAAGATGAATTGCGAAACAAAGGTGTAGCTTACTGCCCTCACTGTGACGGCCCTCTATTTGAAGGTAAAAATGTAGCAGTAGTCGGCGGCGGCAACTCTGGTGCTGAAGCAGCCATCGACTTAGCAGGAATTGTAAAACACGTCACACTTGTGGAATACAAAGACTTTTTACGTGCAGATGAAATTCTGCAAAAACGTTTACATGAATTACCAAATGTTGAAATCTTGAAAAACGCGCAATCTTCAGAGATTCTTGGTAAAGATCATGTAACTGGACTTAAATATACAGATAATAAAACTGGCGAAACGAACCAAATCGATGTTGAAGGTGTATTCGTTCAAATCGGCTTATTACCAAACACTGAATGGTTAGAAGGCGCTATTGATACGAATAATCAAGGCGAAATCATAGTCGACCGTAAACAAGAAACAAGTATGCCAGGTGTATTCGCTGCAGGCGATGTAACAGACGATCGCTTCAAACAAATTATTATTGCAATGGGTTCAGGTGCAGATGCTGCACTGAATGCATTCGACTATATTATCCGTAACTAA
- a CDS encoding histidine phosphatase family protein yields MEIYLIRHGESTTNYDNRNGKHYFCGQLDVDLTEVGIKSAESLKAYFSDIHIDHIYVSDLKRTVQTYRNGFDPSIPVTFTALLRERSLGKFEGHSKEALIKQSEYRPYFENPLMSDFRHSFTQRAPGGDNYNDVLARVDEFFSELFDKKDSVVVIVAHLIWIRCCLFYLGIITEEELFNKKIKNTTPILVNTDQAIY; encoded by the coding sequence ATGGAGATTTATTTAATTCGACACGGAGAATCAACAACAAATTATGATAATAGAAATGGGAAGCATTACTTTTGCGGTCAGCTGGATGTGGATTTGACCGAAGTAGGTATTAAATCAGCAGAAAGCTTGAAAGCATATTTTTCGGACATACATATCGATCATATTTATGTATCAGATTTAAAAAGAACCGTACAAACTTATCGTAATGGATTTGACCCTTCTATTCCAGTTACGTTTACAGCATTATTAAGAGAGCGCTCTTTAGGAAAGTTTGAAGGACATTCTAAGGAAGCGTTAATAAAGCAATCTGAATATCGTCCTTATTTTGAAAATCCGCTCATGTCAGATTTTCGCCATAGCTTCACACAACGTGCACCGGGCGGCGATAATTACAATGATGTATTGGCTAGAGTGGATGAATTTTTCTCTGAACTATTTGATAAGAAAGATAGCGTAGTAGTGATTGTAGCGCATTTAATTTGGATTCGTTGTTGCTTATTCTATTTAGGTATCATCACTGAAGAAGAATTATTTAATAAAAAGATTAAGAATACTACACCGATTTTAGTGAATACAGATCAGGCAATTTATTGA
- a CDS encoding L-cystine transporter, translating into MAKKHVAFSKRVFAALGIGIVLGAILHLAYGSDSKITTTTTDWFSIVGDGYVALLQMIVMPLIFISIVSAFTKIQLGEKFAKIGFFIFVFLIGTVAVAAIIGIISALVFGLDASSIDLGSAEHARGTEITQKAKEMTASTLPQQILELLPTNPFLDFTGQRTTSTIAVVIFATFIGFAYLRVARKQPDNGHIIKRGIEAVYSLIMSIVTFVLRLTPYGILAIMASTIATSDFGAIWTLGKFVLASYAALITMFIIHLIIVGVLGLNPWRYLRKTAEVLIFAFTSRSSAGALPLNVQTQKSRLGVPEGIANLSASFGLSIGQNGCAGIYPAMLAVMVAPVAHVQVDFQFIITLVAVVVICSFGVAGVGGGATFAAILVLSTLNLPVALAGVLISVEPLIDMGRTALNVNDSMLAGTGTAKLTHNLDKEKFNSNQYGDLSTDY; encoded by the coding sequence ATGGCGAAGAAACACGTGGCTTTCTCTAAGCGCGTCTTCGCAGCACTAGGCATCGGAATTGTATTAGGGGCAATTCTACATCTCGCTTACGGATCAGATTCAAAGATCACTACCACAACTACAGACTGGTTCAGTATTGTCGGAGATGGTTACGTCGCCTTATTACAAATGATTGTCATGCCTTTGATTTTCATCAGTATCGTTTCAGCATTCACTAAGATTCAATTAGGTGAAAAATTTGCGAAAATCGGTTTCTTCATTTTCGTCTTTCTCATCGGTACAGTCGCTGTAGCCGCTATTATCGGTATCATTTCAGCACTAGTATTCGGCTTAGATGCTTCATCTATTGATTTAGGAAGCGCTGAACATGCACGCGGAACAGAAATTACTCAAAAAGCTAAAGAAATGACTGCAAGTACCTTGCCGCAACAAATCTTAGAATTATTACCTACTAATCCATTCTTAGATTTCACAGGTCAACGTACAACTTCTACCATTGCAGTAGTTATCTTTGCAACATTTATTGGCTTTGCCTACTTACGTGTTGCACGTAAACAACCAGACAATGGTCATATTATTAAACGCGGTATTGAAGCCGTTTATTCATTAATCATGTCTATCGTTACTTTCGTCTTGCGCTTAACGCCGTACGGAATCTTAGCGATTATGGCTTCTACCATTGCTACAAGTGATTTCGGCGCGATTTGGACACTCGGAAAATTCGTTCTTGCTTCTTATGCAGCCTTAATCACCATGTTCATCATTCACTTGATTATTGTAGGAGTGCTTGGATTAAATCCTTGGCGTTATTTAAGAAAGACAGCAGAAGTTCTTATTTTCGCCTTTACTTCACGTTCAAGTGCAGGCGCATTACCATTAAACGTGCAAACGCAGAAATCCCGTTTAGGTGTGCCAGAAGGTATTGCGAACTTATCCGCTTCATTCGGTCTTTCCATCGGCCAAAACGGTTGCGCAGGTATCTACCCTGCTATGCTTGCCGTAATGGTTGCACCCGTAGCACACGTACAAGTCGACTTCCAATTCATCATTACGTTGGTGGCAGTAGTAGTTATCTGTTCATTCGGTGTAGCTGGAGTCGGAGGCGGCGCAACTTTCGCAGCCATCTTAGTTTTATCAACATTGAACTTGCCAGTCGCACTTGCAGGGGTCCTAATTTCAGTTGAACCCTTAATCGATATGGGACGTACAGCGTTGAATGTAAATGACTCTATGTTAGCAGGCACAGGTACAGCAAAACTTACACATAATCTAGACAAAGAAAAATTCAATTCAAACCAATATGGTGATTTAAGCACAGATTATTAA
- a CDS encoding 2-keto-4-pentenoate hydratase — protein sequence MTQHKKEIVNTLFKAQQNHEPVEFISKTYEVEEPVAYQIQDELISELKKADNSEIAGYKVSMTSAETQAYANTNEPAYGTILSNKVVKSRDTVALSKLFAPLIEPELVFVLTEDLTVSASDEEILQSVKVAPGIEIPDARYIDWFPNFTLGDLISDNTASGLVALGEAADPVSYEDFAKITLKLSHNDEEIATGVSSDVLDNPIEALKWLIRKLDEQGKRLHKGEIVSSGTFVPPVPAKEGTYTAEYSYPGAIQVTFEK from the coding sequence GTGACTCAACACAAAAAAGAAATCGTCAATACCTTATTCAAAGCGCAACAAAATCATGAACCCGTAGAATTTATCTCTAAAACTTACGAGGTAGAAGAGCCTGTCGCTTATCAAATTCAAGACGAACTGATTTCCGAACTGAAAAAAGCTGATAACAGTGAAATTGCCGGCTATAAAGTGAGTATGACTAGTGCTGAAACACAGGCCTATGCAAATACAAACGAACCTGCTTATGGCACTATCTTATCTAATAAAGTAGTCAAATCCAGAGATACAGTAGCTTTATCTAAACTATTCGCACCGTTAATTGAACCTGAATTAGTCTTTGTCTTGACTGAAGATTTAACTGTCAGTGCTTCAGATGAAGAAATTTTACAAAGTGTTAAAGTAGCACCTGGCATTGAAATACCTGATGCACGTTATATCGACTGGTTCCCTAACTTTACTTTAGGCGATCTAATTTCAGATAACACCGCTTCTGGATTAGTAGCACTCGGTGAAGCAGCAGACCCCGTTTCTTATGAAGACTTTGCAAAGATTACGTTAAAACTTTCTCATAATGATGAAGAAATTGCGACAGGCGTGTCTTCCGATGTCTTGGATAATCCGATTGAAGCATTGAAATGGTTAATTCGCAAACTTGATGAACAAGGCAAACGCCTCCACAAAGGAGAAATCGTATCATCAGGTACCTTTGTACCGCCTGTCCCTGCCAAAGAAGGCACTTATACAGCTGAATATAGTTATCCTGGCGCTATCCAAGTTACTTTTGAAAAATAA